Part of the Xenopus laevis strain J_2021 chromosome 2S, Xenopus_laevis_v10.1, whole genome shotgun sequence genome is shown below.
tcctcatcctccactgctatggccaccccacgtaacacttcctccaccaccggtgccccttcttcactggggtcagaggagttattttccaatgagtttcttgaactgagtaatgcgcaaccattattgccagaagaagatgaaggagatgaggaccttacaccagatttaattctggcagagaacacgatagagatggacataatgagtgatgaggaggaggtccccgctgctgcttccttctgtgatgtgtcagaagaaattgatgcatctgaggagaatgatgatgaggagattgatgttttgtgggtgcctagtagaagagagcaagaggagggtagttcagatggagagacggagagtcagagaggcagtaggagaataagacttagaagaagcagggaggacagcccgcagggatcagcagggcaacaacatgtatcggcacctgtgttcagccggccaacgcacccgccattgccgccaataccgccaactccgccaacttctactgttaccgccagatcgcacacttccaaaaagtcagcagtgtgggatttttttaatgtgtgtgcctctgacaaaagcattgtaatttgcaatgagtgcagtcagaaactgagccttggtaagcccaacagccacataggtacaacttctatgcgaaggcacatgagcggcaagcacaaagcactttgggagcaacacctcaaaggcaacaggcaaactaaaagccacactccttctggtccagcatcttactgctctacctctgctctccttgacccgtctgaaccaccctccactccgccttccaccttgaccacctgttcccattcccagtcatctgccaccagccaagtttctgtgaaggccatgtttgagcgtaagaagccaatgtctgactgtcacccccttgcccggcgtctgacagctggcttgtctgcactcttagcccgccagcttttaccataccagctggtggactctgaggccttccgcaaatttgtagcaattgggacaccgcagtggaaggtacccagccgcaatttttttctaaaaagggaataccacacctgtaccaacatgtgcagagccaagttaccgcatctctgtcacttagtgttgggccaaaggtccatatgactactgacgcatggtcctccaagcatggtcagggcaggtatgtcacctacactgcccactgggtgaacttggtaatggctgggaagcagggaatgggtagctcaacaacaacagtggagttggtgtcaccgccacggattgcacgcggttctgccaccacctctactcctccatcgctctctacctcgtcttcttcttcttcttactctgctgctgggtcctccttctcctcctccacacctgtgcacccccagctccccctaggctattcgacgtgccaggtacgccgttgtcacgctgtcttggggatgacgtgcctggaaagcaaaaaccataccggatctgtactcctgtcatctctgcagtcacaggccgatcggtggctgaccccacaccaactgcagatcggaaaagtggtgtgtgacaatggaagcaatctgttggcagcgttgagactaggcaatttaacacatgtgccctgcatggcacatgtgttaaatttaatagtccaacgttttgtctccaagtacccaggattccaggacgttctcacccagtccagaaaggtgtcggcccatttcagacgttcctacacagccatggcacgccttgctgacattcagcagcgctacaacatgccagtcaggcgtttgatttctgacagccagactcgctggaattcaacgctccttatgttggaacgtctgctgcaacaacaaagggccgtcaacgagtacctttttgaactgggtggtaggactggatctgcacagctggggatttttttcccccgttactgggtgcttatgcgcgatgcctgcaggctcatgcgaccttttgaagaggtgacaaatatggtcagtcgcaccgaaggcaccatcagcgacctaatacccttcgctttcttcctggagcgtgccgtgcgacgagtgacagatgaggctgtagaccagcgtgacgaggagctggaagcgcacgatttctggtcggaatcaccagaacgaacccaggcacctgctgcaacgcagggagaggtgccagaagtggagtcagaggaggaaggtggctttgtggaggaggaggaggaggaccaacaggagcaggcttcccagggggctagtggtgaccttttggggacccctggtcttgtacgtggctggggggaggagaccgtggatgatgcagtccttgataatgaggaagcggagatggatagctctgcatccaaccttgtgagaatggggtctttcatgctgtcatgcctgttgaaggacccccgtatcaagaggcttaaggagaaggacctgtactgggtcgcaacgctactagaccctcggtacaagcataaagtgtcagaaatgttaccaacataccacaagtccgaaaagatgcggcatttacaaaccagcctgcaaaacatgttgtacaatgcttttaagggtgatgtcacttcaggaactcatcaacattccaggggcagaggtgccagtaatcctgccacgagcacacctgcaaggacaaagccctttggccagtctgtaacgtcagacatgcaaatgtttttctgtttttctgcagcgccacaacccttctggatccaccctcaaagaacgcctcgaccggcaggtagcggactacctggcattaactgcagatatcgacactctgaggagcgatgaacccctggactactgggtgcgcaggcttgatctgtggccagagctgtcacaatttgccatgaacctcttgtcttgcccagcctcaagtgtgctctcagaaaggaccttcagtgcagcaggagggattgtaactgagaagagaactcgcctaggtcacaaaagtgtcgattacctgacctttattaaaatgaatgaggggtggatctcggagggttactgcacgccggaagacttgttctgacttctatgcagctgtccttctcttcaagcctcatgactccacacacagctgtcctttagcgtcctcctcctccctccgccaccgttacaaactagggtgcaaaccctactggtttaattttttgtggcctctgtgcttcagtggctgcaaccaaaaaaactgggcaaacaatgtctacaaggtcaacgtatggcaaaaaatgcatattttctgcatttatatggcataatttttctggcctctgtgcttcagtggctgcaaccaaaaaaatttatattttcagcatttatatggcataatttttctgtcaactgtgcttcagtggctgcgaccaaaaaaatgcatgttttctgcatttatatggcataatttttctggcctctgtgcttcagtggctgcaaccaaaaaagtttatattttcagcatttatatggcataatttttctgtcaactgtgcttcagtggctgcgaccaaaaaaatgcatattttctgcatttatatggcataatttttctggcctctgtgcttcagtggctgcaaccaaaaaaatttatattttcagcatttatatggcataatttttctggcaactgtgcttcagtggctgcgtccaaaaaactgggcaaacaatgtctacaaggtcaacgtatggcgaaaaatgactattttcagcatttatatggcatattttttctggcaactgtgcttcagtggctgcgtccaaaaaaactgggcaaacaatgcctacaaggtcaacgtatggcagttgtttaaagagaacagtagattactagccagcaaagctacctaagctaaaatgtccctcaaatccctgcagacttctgtccctccaatacagagcagtatcaagcagattactagccagcaaatttactatcatctgtccctgaaatcactaacagctctccccctacactatctcttccaagcacacacaggcagatttttcagatacatttttgcccttgatccccctctggcatgccactgtccaggtcgttgcaccctttaaacaactttaaaatcatttttctggccagaaatgtcttttctagatgttaaagttcgccttcccattgaagtctatggggttcgcgaaccgttcgcgaaccgctcgcgtttttgcgcaagttcgcgaatatgttcgcgaactttttttccgacgttcgctacatccctactagccAGCaccatcaagggcaaataatgtgttgagctgtattaaaaggggcattaatCTCAACTTTACtttacaaaattaataaaaacattttacaaacaaaaaaaagagggcATTAATTTGAGGGAGGAGGGGTTATTCTTCAACTGTACAGAGCACaggtaagaccccatctagaatatgccgtacagttttggtctccagtgctcaaacaggacattattgaattagagatggTGCAGAGTAGGGCAGagtaagctggtaaaaggtatagaaaatcttgagctatgaggaaagactggccaagttggggttattcacgctggagaagaggtttttaaggggtgatataataactatgtataaatatacatataatagatcatataataatctctcttatgCTTTTTTTACCAGTAGGTTCGGAatgagttttttacagtgagctgtgaagatttgtattctctccttgaatcagcCGTGCTGGCTGATCAGGCCTGTATTTgttgcgaggccacaaaggcccgggcctaggacgttGAAGTTGTAGGGACGGAATGTCGCCCCCGCAGCATAGTAGACTACATAGTTAGTTGCGGGCTATAGGAATGGGAGGCCTTGGGGCGGCGAGCAGGGAAATCTGGCCCGGTGGCTGATACatcagatagctttaagaaggggttggatggctttttagcaaggtagggaatacagggttatggaagatagctcatagtccaagttgatccagggattagtccgattgccatcttggagtcaggaaggaattatctccccatctgaggcaaattggagaggcttcaaatgcttttttttggccttcctctggatcagctagcagttaggcaggttatatatagacttaaaaggttgaaattgatgggcatgtgtcttttttcaaccttacttactatgttacaatgtgtaacataCTGTACACCAAATGAACAGATGGATAGTCAGATAGAgacagagaaagacagagaggcaGACTATGCAAATACTAAAGACTAATGTATCACTTCAATTAAAAGATCCtgatatttttcaaaagtataATCAGTGGAGGCCATCTAGGTGCCAAACATTAGCTCAAATTGTCAGGAATCCAATTCTGGCATGGTCGGAGACAAATAGAACAAGGTGGCACAAAGCTTTCTGCATGCTAAGGAACTTGCATGAGAAGGTAAAGTGCCATGGtccatattgtttatataaatactagACCATAACACttaaaaagcacatttattttatattaatacaaaaatgtttggGTTTTCTTGTAACATAATTCATGAACAGTAGTAAAATCTCCCCACAACAGCCCTGGCAACTGGCACGAGAGCAGGGGTGAGTGTGGCAGCGGGTGGGAGGTGGGGGCTGAGGAATGCATGAGGGAGCTGTTGATTGCTGGCCCCTCTATAGCCCTCTTTTTAAACCACTGGTCCTAATCACTGCATTATAATGCAACAAGGGTTTATTCTACCACTTTAACTTGGATCTGAGGAGAATATGCTTTACCCCACCCTGTTGATAAAAAAGCCACTAATTGTGTGGCTGATTACATTAGCAGAATTTGGAGGCATGGCAAGGAAGAGCCCATAAGGAATTAGTTACTATACCAATTGGGATACAGATTTCTAGCAGTAAACTAAGTATGTTTCATGTGTTAATCTATTTCCAGCTTCTACTCAACTATAAGAAAATGAAGCatgataattaatccttatctaAGTCTCTAGCAATTAGAAATTTACAGCACTTGAGGAGATTAGATAATTACATGCAATCATTTTCCTCATAATATTAGTAGTTTCCCATTCATTATTCTTAAAATTAatcttatttaataatatatacatggtAAAACATGTGCTGTATAGTTTTCTATATGTGACAGTTATATCCATCCAGGTTATGATATACCCTGTAGTGGTAAATCTTAATAAACTGGACCTGTTTCTCCACCCATCTGGTTTCAACTGAATTGTAGCATACAGATGTAAATATAAAGACAATGGAAAGAACCGTTAATGGAGAACACAAACCACTCTATTGGTTGGGGACGATGTCGGGCctgaataagaaataaaatggcTGCTAACCTTTTCCGGTGCTGAGGCGAATGCCCCCAAGAGGTCGACTTCCTATTTTACCCTGGTCCCAAATGATGCATTCAACACAGGCTTCTTTGAGGTCTTCTCCACTGAAGCCATCATACACCATGGTGTGGTTAAACACTGGATGCAAGCTATGTGGGATCACACGTGTGCGCTGTATGTTGGATGGACTGGAATCGGGAAGCACAAAGCTACAAAGAGCAAGACAGGTAATTGAATTAGAGGCATTAGCGTAACTGATGGGAAGAGCGAGGAAAGCAAAGGGAGCATTTGAAAAAACTAAATACTTTAATATTACTCAGGGCAGTTATCTTAAACCCTAAACATCAATATggataaaatgccatattttatatactgaacttcttgtaccagcctaaagtttcaacatctcaatagcagcaatgatccaggacttccatcttgtcacagggggcaggggtgcttcgccaatgaggcgagttgaggctgtcgcctcaggcagcagcgccccactaggtaccaggggcagaaaaaatgctgctcctggtactttaagagcgaatttctggggtagggggggcagcagcaattgctgctgcctcaggtggcggaggggccaggatcgcccctggcagggggtcaccatcttaagTGCTTAGtgaatatgtaaaatgtatgtttgtaaGTATTTTGAATTGAAATAGGGGTCAATCCAGTaatgaatacaaattaatgtaaaatacagTTACATTACATGGTTAAGTGCTTAATGTTAAAgtagaactgaaccctaaaaataaCTAGggttaaaatgcaatattttatatactgaatttattgcatcagcctaaaatttcagcttctccaTAGCATCAGGTACACTCTCAGACTGCAAAGTATTTTGGGAGCCACACATGACTTGGTCATATGCTGTATCTATTGCTCCAATTGTTCATGCAAACAGCACAAACAATTATCAGAACAGCAGAAAGTAAAGAGGAGCTGTGTTGCCCGTTTACATACAAAATAGCAGTTATCATAATTTCACAAAAATCCCTTTGATATCATTAACTTACAGTATAGTACAGCACCAACAAAACAACTTGAATCATGAGTACCCAAGCTATGATGGCTGTTAAATGTGATTTGTTAAAAGGCCACAAGGGAAGTTCTAATCaagttttctctattttttttatatctttgtaAAGGCTTCTTATTATTAAGTTTTACGTATTAAGTTATCATTGAGTTTTTGTAGTGGCTTTAGCTGCTATCTCATTTTTTATCTCACGGACTCTCACTGACTTTACAATgatcttattttttttgtgggctattattattgtttttttccatggaCTATTATTTACTTGGACTTTCTTTGCCATTCTTTtgcattaaaacatatttttccaatGCACTATTTCTTACTAACACCTGCATTGTTACATGTGGGGGTGGTTTTTGTGTATTgtcacattttctattttgtatgcAAATTTTCTAATTCATTATCCTATGTACCCTTTGTATCACGGGTTccatatgcttgataaaggggcgtggccccgaaacattgcacttccgCAGTacgaattaaagcaagggtttccctgcatacTCAAGCCTTGTATCTTTGTTCTATTGCTTATTATTAAAAGACTTATAAGAGTTCTGTTCATAATAACTTGGTACATTACCACTTTACAAAAGTGCTGACATTTCCAGCCTTGTGAGGTACAAGTTGCTGTGCCTCCTTAATCCAAACATGGAGTTCACCAGTGGGAGGAAGCCCTAAGCCTACAAAGGAAGGAGAAATAAATTAGAGGATCACTGGGGGAAAAGAAGAAAGAGCAGAAGATATAAAGCTAAAACAAATGTCAGCAGATAAGGTGCCTCACATACAAAATGAGGGCcttgttttttgtaatttttattatttcaatttgcTGCTTGTAAAGAGTTGCATCTTGTCCAATGTGAAACCACTAGTTCTGCAGCACAAAGGTGAAACCCTCCAAGCTAGCTTGTTATTCAGAACAGGCAAGTATGGGGGAATGCAAGGCACTTGGGAGCCCTGTACTGATTTCTCTTGCATACTGTACACGTGagttgcactctgcaccttgggACAGATTTTCAATCCAGTGCAAGGTGCATAGGGCATTGCGCACACACCAATGCTAACAGGACATGTGCAGTCCTAGTTTCACCCATAGCACTTGTaataaattagattgtaagccttGACTTGAAGTAGAAAGAACAGGAGGAAGACAACTCACCTTCTGCCCCTTGTGGAACATATTTCACAGCAACTCTAAGCCGACCTCGACTGCAAAGGAATTCTGGAGATAGGGGAGTCTGTGAGGGGAAGAAGGGCATTTTTATAGGGCAGCATTCACTGCAGCAGTAGCAGATTAGACTACATCAGTAGGTTAATATAATGGTTACACAGTGAAGTAAATAGTTGTAAATTCATCTAAGAGTACAATAATAAGTTATCCAgtcacaaaaaaatcttgcaaAACATCCATAGTTCTGACTAAGCTTTGGACAGTTGACTGGATTCAATGCATTCATAAACACAACACACCAAAGGACTCATTTAGTATAGGAGTGCTAAAAGGTGAATAATGGTTCAATTCAAGCAAATAGGagcagtagcacacctggtctctcagtatcctcaccggtgcttggggttaaaggaggacggcacctccaaccaatgatcaataagatgaaactccagcacacgaatgcttaagggttcataacccttgtttattgtcaatgccaaacaatgtttggcattgacaataaacacgggttatgaacccttaagcattcgtgtgctggagtttcatcttattgAATAATGGTTCAAACCTTGTCACTTATATTACAGATAGTGTAGCCCCAAAACAGATCCAGTATTTGAAAACAGTGAATCAAGATATTTTACCCTTGGCTGGAGATTGTACCAGGCTGGCTGAGTTTTGCTCCAGTCCCAGGACACAAGATCCACTTCCACCTCACCAAGAAAAAGGTTTCTTCCCAGTGACCCCCTGTGCCACACAGACAGATTGAGGACTCTGCTTTGCAACTCTGACCATTCCACCTTGTACTATAAATAAAGAGCGTAAAAAGTGGTCAATACATAGTCAAAATCAACAGAATTAAACTGTTGATTtgttactgttattttttcaAAGAAGATATAATGGGACATGGCTTGATAGTAAGTAGAGGCGATACTCTGATCATTACAATTCAAAGCTAAAGCCTGGGACCACATTTGTTAGGAAAAGTTAAGCACCTTATACAAAACCAAATTTTTGTGCTCGCTCGTGCTGTAAGCCATACGTTTAGACAAAGATAAGAGGTCCTCTGCGCTTACTCAGTATCTATATGTAGGACATTAAGGCACTtttaataaaaatcgctaacggaaaaactatttgcaatgcgaaaagttatgcctttgcgcaaacaaattttgctttgtgcgaatttaatatagcttttgcgagcccggaaactgtttagcgaccacttctgacagtggaagaccgtttgcgaattttatagtttgcgccaatctacagtcaatgtaataaaacttcttactgaaaaagtcgttatgtttgctccaaaagattacgacaccttcaagcacttcttataagtgcgcaattaaaattcacaatgtaataacagtttaaggaacaatattacattgcgagatgtggatttttagtcttattggtgcgaattgttttgctctttgcgacttttattacattcccctgttagtgcATTACTCTAGCCCcccaaacaaaacaggaattgtctgtctatacattaaaatatattctgGCTGGCCAactacaaacaatccctgttttttttaaaggggagggcattttagCATGCAAAAGTCACAGTAGGtgagtgcagaagacctcttgtCTTTAACCCCCCCCTACAAACAAAGTAGTGACCAGcataacttttttacttttttgttattaGTAAGACATATAGTACATTACCGTAAGCACAATTCTTTGCAAACCTCATACAAGTTGCATCCTTATCATTATGGGTGTCACACCCATAGTGATGTTCATTATTCTGTATGATTATTATTTGTTTGCAATTTGGTtagcattagggctcttacacaccaGCTGTTTTTCCTGGGAAAAATGCTCTTTCTGCATAAAAGTGTTTAAATGCAATATGTGCATTTTTTCACACTCAGTGTGCATTTGAAAAAACGCATAAGCAAACGCCCATGGGTAAGAGCACTTAGAGGataaggaaaggcttgcagcacttggggtgccaaatgttaggcacccccaagtgattgtagttacttatctgaaaccccgggctggtgctcctatcagcagaaaactgcaccggcccaggtttcttctagcgagcaccatggagggatcttcttcctgcttcttcaggttttcttgtggctgcgcatgcgcagtagagtgacaAGCCAAACTAAAAAGTCGGGTATTTAATTCGACTGCACAtgcatttgccccgggaaatttgaagacggaagtggatcgctccgtggtgctcactggtataaccctgggccggtgcagttatctgctgataggagcaccggggttttaggtaagtcaatacaatcacttgggggtgcctaacatttggcacccccacgagctgcaagcctttcctttaaaaagaaatgtgtgcAAGTGCAACTTTCAAATGAAAGGAAAGCCTTTACTTCTACACCTGGTCACAGGCAGCTGTTACATATAAGGTTGCATTGTTCCCATAGTGCTGTACATGTACATGTGCCCTGATGCATTTTATTCATAATGCACCAACTcaatcattttttaattcaacGCTTAAGCTTTAACAAAAAATTTGACTGAATACTGAACCCAGTACATGCCCAAATTTGgatattaaaacttaaaaaaaaaaaaatgtgcagaatcTTATCCAGTTTAGGTGATCAAAAAGGATACATTTAGACACTGCACTTTTAGCAGGATTTGGTTACCCCATTAATGCTAAAAGCTCAGGGACTTAATGAATCCTTTTTTGGTAAATTTTCGGAACACAAACTGTGCCGTTTCAGTTTATAGACTGAAGGGACAGCATAATATGAGATTATTGGTACATGAAAACAACATGAATAGAAAACTGGTTTTAAATAGGGTGTGTTGGTTATAGAGAAAATAATGTAACAGCAAAATTTCTCTCACTTTTAGGGTCTCATTAAAGAACGGTTCCAGAGTCTTCTTTTTCAACTTTGATTTCCTCTTCCCCTGAGCAGTTTTATCAGGGAGCAAATAACACTTTATATACCTGATGGTGGAGAGAttaagaaaacaataataattaataccgtattgtttgtagggtaggcactcaaagaacaatcctccaggcagtagtaataaaaaaaggtatttatAAAGGCCTGGCTGTAATCCACACTTGTACTCTAATAAAGACCTTTTACGTTCACTCGGTGAGTCtctttgaaaataaatgtttgtgatgataataataattaatacctGTGTTGCCCTATCTGACTTTTGATCTGCTCTCAAACAAAACTAAGTCTATAGTCTATAGTATGCTACAGAACTCATGACAATCACACTTTAAAGAccttgtaaacccaaaaataagattttgcctgatggtaaaaaaaagttctaaactACTTTTTCTTATATGCATTTATTAGAAACTTAAAGtggctttaaatatatttatatatttaattgctactgaaagctgaCTTTTTCTATTCTCTACACTGCaagcaggggcgcttcgccaatgaggcggcTTGAGACTgacgcctcaggcggcagcgccccactaggtaccaggggtggcaaaaatgccgcttctggtactttaagagccgaatttccagttttcaaaccgctagtgcactggccctctctgctgccctggtggaccccccggactccctcaggcgcaaaaaggtaagtgcacgggggagggggtggcagcaactgctgctgcctcgggcggcagaggggccaggatcgcccctgactgcAAGTTCTggctattgaaacaatgtagcaaaagtcagCTACTAACAAACCAacgaagaagcatgcaaggcattgtggagGATTTGAGTCTCTGCAGGAGGAtggtttctgctacattatttcagacTAGAACCAGTAGTTGAACTGACAAATACTGCTTTGACCagcagtaacattgacatctatCATTAATAAGCGTTAGAAACATGTTTGTAAAGACCATCTATTTTAATGAATGCATTTCACTTACGGATTGGAGGTTTTGCTCTGTGCGGGTGTCAGGTCCCTGCATTGAATAATTAAGACATTCAGCTCCTTCTTGGAGGGATCGTATTGAAGAGAGAACTGGACACAGCCACGAACGTCAACTGATCGCACTTCCCCTGTGCTAAACAGGCTCATCATACTGCCAGAAATTTGCTGTGGCAAAAAAAGCATGCACCCATGGGCAAGATGTGGGAAAGATAAAAACAGTTACTTTAGGCTTAGGAATGTATATACGTATATGTATATACCTATATGTAGCCACAGCCATGCCCTATTAGCTATGACTATAAATAAGTTATGACTGCAGCAACATGGATACAGAAAAGGattaaaataaatggattaaCGTTAGCGAATACAATCATTTAGAGGAAATCTGCTGTTATGAATGGAGTGGATTGGTACTTCTACCCAGTGAATGAAGGTATACGCATGTGGCTTATAAAACTAATATTGTAGGTTCCAAAATAAACTCATTACAACCTTAAAGCTGATTTTAGGTGGGCACCATGCTGCTTAATTTTATACTGCATCAGCTAATCTCTATGAACCTTGTTACATGTTAACAATGTCATCCTGGGAGAACAGTTGCTACCACACATGACTAGGTTTTGCTTTAGAGTCCAGTAATATCTTGTAATACATCTAGAAATAAGCTCCAAATAGCAAGCATTCagaagaaatgtattattttgtagaAAGAAATACACCGCAGTTATGCGCTACACACCCCTCCCTGTTTCAGTACAGAGTCTATTTTATGCTGCCAAACAGGCTCACTGCCTTTAAAAAACAAAGCCAGCAATCTGTCCAAGATTGTAATGATCTGAAATCCAAACAATGCCCTGAAAGCCTTGAAGGATCACTGAAAAACTGGAATTTCAGGTTCAGCGCTCTACTGTAGCTAAAGGCACACAGCATAGAGGGAGCAGCCTGTTTCCTCTGT
Proteins encoded:
- the sytl1.S gene encoding synaptotagmin like 1 S homeolog isoform X1, whose translation is MIPRGETMDPGESGELLDLSFLTGEEQLMIVQVLERDTELKAKEDQRINKLRSTLSDKKAFKRLSGEWFCDVRATRPWGQTGGIDIVQASIRRKKKVRGECDVNWGQDENGESDGPEETETLAPVRKLSTESLPDRLSSDAQDWSSSKEDEGGDTTDGKNSMEEINLSPVNGTVSSEDTNGESLEEKEHRNLNHSPSIRQLANNSQISGSMMSLFSTGEVRSVDVRGCVQFSLQYDPSKKELNVLIIQCRDLTPAQSKTSNPYIKCYLLPDKTAQGKRKSKLKKKTLEPFFNETLKYKVEWSELQSRVLNLSVWHRGSLGRNLFLGEVEVDLVSWDWSKTQPAWYNLQPRTPLSPEFLCSRGRLRVAVKYVPQGAEGLGLPPTGELHVWIKEAQQLVPHKAGNVSTFVKCFVLPDSSPSNIQRTRVIPHSLHPVFNHTMVYDGFSGEDLKEACVECIIWDQGKIGSRPLGGIRLSTGKGSSYENSVNWMDSTEEEKAFWKSVINNPAEWAEIVLPLRQNLTSR